Within Triticum dicoccoides isolate Atlit2015 ecotype Zavitan chromosome 1B, WEW_v2.0, whole genome shotgun sequence, the genomic segment TCGACTCGACGCCAAGAAGTCGAACCTGGCAGATGCTCAAGGAGATGACTTAATTCACATCACGTACGCAGAAGATAGAAATCAAAGTTCAGCTAAGCCAACAACAACCATGACGTGACCTAGTAGTACACACCCAAATACAGATCAGATCGTCTCGGCATGGACTGGGATGTGAGTCAGCGATGCTTGACTCGACTCGAGAGTTATTGTTGTACAATACAGTTGTAGAAGCAATCGCAAGTCATTCTCCGAGCAGCAGCCATCGGGGAGGCCTACTAACTGATTAAAGGAGGCTGTTCTGTAAATAAACATAAGAAACACACTTGTAGTAACTAAATACTTGAGAAGAAGAGCACTGCTGCTTAGTTCTGGCATGCAAACCATCGACTGAAGCCGGATTGTGAATGCAGTAAATCGTCGCTCACAGAAGCCGATTACCTAGCAGTGACCACTGAGTTCACTTGACAATCACATCAACAGTACTAGCTTTGATCTAGCCTTTCTATATGTGGATATAAGAGGGAGTTAGAATTATCCCCTTGGTATGCAAGTGGGACGTGCTAGCTTTGAGAGATCTAGCTCATGCATTAGATGGTGAATCTTAAAACACGAACTAGAAAGAGATGAATGATGCGATGGAAAGATTTGTGTTATTTTCTTATCGACTAGGTAAAAGAAGCAGGAATATAGGGAATAAGAAGCATAGTATATCACCTAAGGGAGGAGCTACAGCAAGGCCAAATGGTCCATGGCCCGCCAGACTTTTGGAATTGTAGTTTATACATTTATTCTTGGGCCTTCGAATACCAGCTCACATGCTATTTTCTTCTGTTTTGCCAGCCGGCCCGCCCAACATCGGGCTTCAAGCTCTTTCACTGTATATCACCATGATGTATTTGTTGAGGAAAGAAGGGGACTTGAGCTTTTTTCAAGATATTTACATGATATTTAGATCTTTAGTATTAATTACGAACTCTTTTCTTTGATTAAGGCTCACCTAGGTTGTTATGTTTGTTCTTATGACTAACAACTTAATTAATTTTAATCTCTCCATGAACcatttgctttcgaggatctagaaTAACAAGTTGACAGAAGGAGGACTGTATCCATATTGATGATCAAGCCCTTGCCTCCTTGAAATGTAGTAATGTGACTATTTAAGCTATTTTTGCCACTAATACCTACATATCCCGATATCGTGGATTTGGCCACTTATGCATGCTAAAGTGTTTTTGTCATATTTCAAGACCTAAAATCTATTATTTTTCTAAAGGTATTTTTGCAACTCACGTATATGATTTTCCATAAATCATTATTCTACTTTTACTTGACATATGCAGAACTACGAATTGCAATGTATCTAATTGTGTTGCAAAATTGTAGCTATGAAATATTATTTAGCCTTGTCGTGTAGGAACAGCACACAAATAAGAGAGAGAAGTACACAAAATAAGCTCGGTTTATATATATTATAGAACAAAGAGGCAAGTCATCAAGCTcttagtacatcatttcattttcAAGCAAGTACATGTAGACAGTAGCAAAAGGCACGcacaataaaaaggaaaataaatagtaCACGAGATCACGACAAGGAAGACCCTTGTCCTTCTGCTTATTAACTGTTGCAATGAGCGAGGCGTCGACCGGGGCAAGAAGATTCTGAAGCAACTTAACACATGCATTGTGCTAAATTGGGCACGCGTAAATGCCAAGTGCATTGACAGACCCCCCAGCACGTGCATAGAATCCCCCAATGTTGTTACCATCTGGAACCTGGCTGCTAAAAGGGGTACCGTTTGCTTTTCCAAAAGGCCCATATGTTGTAACATTGCTGACCAAGGTAAGTGATGTAACAATTGTCTCTCCTCCAACTGCACCGGTAGTTCCAAGAACTTGCTTTATAAACTCGGAAGGAGCAAGTGTGATCTGGAAGGTAGCGGATGTATTGGGTATGAGATGTAAGTTATACCACCGGAAACAATGCAGAAATTACAGTAGAATATCAGAAATAACTCACCGTTGCAGTAAGTGCACCATCACCACCCCATGGTCCAGCAGTTTTCTTCTGGCCAGTTTGGTCAGTGTAGGAAAACATAACCGAGTTAATCACGTCCCCACAACTAATTGTCACAGTTTGAAGAGAACGAGGCAGCTCCGTGATGTCAAAGGATGTTCCACCGTCCCCACCCCAAGGTCCCATCTTTGTCACTGGGATCTGGGTATAGGTGATCAAGCGACATAGAATATCGTAAAAATTTGTATTTATGTAAATCCAAGTAATTAGGTGAGATGTGATTTTTAACAATATAAGCGGACTTAATATAGGAAACTAATTACTGGTAAATGTATCTCACCGCTTTGGGGATGCACAGACAAAAAGCACTGATACGAAGCTCCCAAGTACGCCCGGGAGTAGGTGGTACAGTTTGGATTACTTTGGCGACCACTACACCTTGTGCATATGCAAACTCTCCACTCCCACCTACAATTGCCCATTCACTATTGTTTCCTACAAAGTCTCCAAGAACCTTAAGGCTGGACCCCTTAAACCTAGTAAGTGAA encodes:
- the LOC119299143 gene encoding myrosinase-binding protein 2-like, encoding MAATNPSYYQSGVCQDIKQKEHLFHLYMNQIFDGPGVTNANQVSVVNPPGQLFGFGHTVANDWTIRDGPAANANLVARARGMHMGAGKVDENWLFCHNILFTDTRFKGSSLKVLGDFVGNNSEWAIVGGSGEFAYAQGVVVAKVIQTVPPTPGRTWELRISAFCLCIPKAIPVTKMGPWGGDGGTSFDITELPRSLQTVTISCGDVINSVMFSYTDQTGQKKTAGPWGGDGALTATITLAPSEFIKQVLGTTGAVGGETIVTSLTLVSNVTTYGPFGKANGTPFSSQVPDGNNIGGFYARAGGSVNALGIYACPI